One Cryobacterium psychrophilum DNA segment encodes these proteins:
- a CDS encoding AAA family ATPase: MAGLVLVLDRHTEDRLFADIVEHGHSVLAQVRTVTEFVLALPQLRPDVAVVGARRESLTGELIAACDARGIRVIALAASDRDRRYAATLGLLEVLDAAVGWPEIDALVHAGVVVPLRVGDRGRSVGAPRSGLVVAVWGPTGAPGRTTLAINIAAEIAAAGHTVVLADADTYSGSVAASLGMLDEAPGFAAACRLAGSDSLTQNEFERIAQRYNSPQGAFWVLTGIGRPSRWPELSSERVTRTIEALRHWADYVVIDTGFNLESDEELSSDMFAPRRNAATVTALRAADHVVACGLADPVGMARFLRAWSDLTDVISDTAVSVVMNRVRSSAVGLDPAGQVIGALRRFGAIEAPVLVPNDQPSLDVAVLTGRTLRDAAPKSLARASIRRFVLAKLVSAPATAAPRRTRRRRRALAPQ, encoded by the coding sequence ATGGCCGGGCTCGTGCTTGTGCTCGACCGGCACACCGAAGACCGACTGTTTGCGGATATCGTGGAGCACGGTCACTCGGTCCTCGCCCAGGTGCGAACGGTCACCGAATTCGTGCTCGCCCTGCCGCAGCTGCGCCCGGATGTCGCGGTTGTGGGGGCCAGACGCGAGTCCCTGACCGGCGAACTGATCGCAGCGTGTGACGCGCGTGGCATCCGGGTGATTGCGCTCGCCGCCTCCGACCGGGATCGCCGCTACGCGGCCACCCTCGGGCTGCTTGAGGTTCTCGATGCCGCGGTGGGCTGGCCGGAGATCGATGCGCTCGTACATGCCGGGGTCGTGGTGCCGCTGCGGGTCGGCGACCGTGGACGTTCGGTTGGCGCTCCGCGGTCCGGCCTCGTGGTGGCGGTGTGGGGTCCCACAGGAGCCCCGGGGCGCACGACCCTGGCGATCAATATCGCGGCGGAGATCGCAGCGGCGGGGCACACCGTGGTGCTCGCTGACGCAGACACCTACAGCGGGTCGGTCGCGGCAAGCCTGGGGATGCTCGACGAGGCGCCGGGATTCGCGGCGGCCTGTCGCCTGGCGGGATCGGACAGCCTGACCCAAAACGAATTCGAACGCATCGCGCAGCGCTACAATTCGCCTCAAGGTGCCTTCTGGGTGCTCACCGGCATCGGTCGGCCCTCGCGATGGCCGGAGTTGTCGTCGGAACGCGTGACTCGAACGATCGAGGCGCTGCGGCATTGGGCGGACTACGTCGTCATTGACACTGGGTTCAACCTGGAGAGCGACGAGGAACTCTCAAGCGACATGTTCGCGCCGAGGCGCAACGCCGCAACGGTGACGGCGTTGCGCGCCGCAGACCACGTGGTGGCGTGCGGGCTCGCCGATCCGGTGGGCATGGCGCGTTTTCTGCGCGCCTGGAGTGACCTGACCGACGTGATCAGCGACACCGCGGTGAGCGTCGTGATGAATAGGGTGCGGTCGAGCGCCGTGGGTCTCGACCCGGCGGGGCAGGTCATCGGGGCACTGCGTCGCTTTGGCGCTATCGAGGCGCCTGTGCTGGTGCCGAATGACCAGCCCTCGCTCGACGTCGCTGTGCTGACGGGGCGCACGTTGCGCGATGCCGCGCCGAAATCGCTCGCGCGGGCGAGCATCCGTCGCTTCGTGCTTGCGAAACTCGTGAGCGCCCCGGCAACGGCCGCGCCGCGCCGGACTCGGCGGCGGCGCCGTGCCCTCGCTCCGCAATAG
- a CDS encoding DUF5671 domain-containing protein gives MSAEADSSAETTTQPTARRVVVFTLLFALVIIAAIGLAGLLNRLLDRSDLLVSNDVPGLARALAFTLIAGPLAAVLWWVQWRRLGNAERASVAWGLYVALMSTVSLIVFSSALLVTAAALVRSDWQPNAFATGLVWAGVWVWHRRMSRHADKAPTRLRSVAPVLGAVFGLLLFAGGALTALSSLIDTALGGLAAAVTIGDPWWRLTLQALLWSLGGAVVWWLHWFRDDARGLRGGLATVALIVVGIAVSVAFTLAGAGTVLYRVLRLTFDRTESVQQMIETLGFALAAAAIGALVWAYHQRQAALRSAAVVLATRIVTAAVGLIGAASGVGVIVTALLATLAPSFVGSDARTLLLGGLSALVVSGPAWWLAWKPAAPVDPAEAASAGRRLYLVLVFGLSAIAAIVTLLVIGYRLFESALGDPNATDLLTRVRAPLGLLVATGLVAGYHFAIWRRDRALVPARPPRRIQRIVLVAGTDPQPLVRALVDATGATVTLLRRADVPAHDAAAPTAEELARIFGPITAARVLVVAGKGGRLEVIPLQD, from the coding sequence ATGAGCGCCGAAGCCGACTCGTCGGCCGAAACGACCACTCAGCCCACTGCCCGCCGCGTTGTCGTTTTCACCCTCCTGTTTGCGCTCGTGATCATCGCCGCGATCGGCCTCGCCGGGCTGCTCAACCGGCTCCTCGACCGCAGTGACCTTCTCGTCTCCAACGATGTGCCCGGTCTCGCGCGCGCACTGGCGTTCACGCTCATCGCCGGCCCCCTGGCCGCGGTTCTGTGGTGGGTGCAGTGGCGCCGCCTCGGTAACGCGGAGCGGGCATCCGTCGCCTGGGGCCTCTACGTGGCGCTGATGTCCACGGTCTCACTCATCGTCTTCTCCTCCGCCCTGCTCGTCACGGCCGCAGCGCTCGTGCGCTCCGATTGGCAACCAAACGCCTTCGCTACCGGTCTGGTGTGGGCCGGCGTGTGGGTATGGCACCGGCGGATGTCGCGGCACGCCGACAAGGCACCCACCCGTTTGCGCAGTGTCGCGCCCGTTCTCGGCGCGGTGTTCGGCCTGCTCCTGTTCGCCGGTGGCGCCCTCACCGCGCTCTCGTCGCTCATCGATACTGCGCTGGGCGGCCTCGCGGCCGCGGTCACCATCGGCGACCCCTGGTGGCGGCTCACCCTGCAGGCGCTGCTCTGGTCCCTGGGCGGCGCCGTCGTGTGGTGGTTGCACTGGTTCCGTGACGACGCCCGCGGACTGCGCGGTGGCCTCGCCACAGTGGCCCTCATCGTCGTGGGCATCGCGGTGTCCGTGGCGTTCACCCTCGCCGGCGCGGGGACCGTGCTGTACCGGGTGCTGCGCCTCACGTTTGACCGCACCGAGTCCGTGCAACAGATGATCGAAACGCTGGGATTCGCCCTGGCCGCCGCCGCCATCGGAGCGCTCGTCTGGGCATATCACCAGCGCCAGGCCGCGCTCCGCTCTGCGGCCGTCGTGCTGGCAACGCGCATTGTGACCGCTGCGGTGGGCCTGATCGGTGCCGCATCAGGGGTGGGAGTGATCGTCACTGCCCTGCTCGCCACGCTTGCTCCGTCGTTCGTCGGCTCCGACGCGCGCACCCTGTTGCTCGGAGGATTGAGCGCACTCGTCGTGAGCGGCCCGGCGTGGTGGCTCGCGTGGAAACCGGCCGCGCCCGTCGACCCCGCGGAGGCGGCCAGCGCCGGACGGCGCCTCTACCTGGTGCTCGTCTTCGGGCTGAGCGCGATCGCGGCCATCGTCACCCTACTCGTCATCGGCTATCGCCTGTTCGAGTCGGCGCTCGGCGACCCGAACGCAACAGACCTGCTCACCCGGGTACGGGCACCGCTCGGACTCCTCGTCGCCACCGGCCTGGTGGCCGGGTATCACTTCGCCATCTGGCGACGCGACCGCGCCCTTGTTCCTGCGCGCCCCCCACGCCGGATCCAACGCATCGTTCTCGTGGCCGGCACCGATCCGCAACCTCTCGTGCGCGCCCTTGTCGACGCGACGGGTGCGACCGTGACGCTGTTGCGACGAGCGGATGTTCCCGCCCACGATGCCGCTGCCCCCACGGCTGAAGAACTCGCCCGCATTTTCGGGCCCATCACCGCCGCGCGCGTTCTCGTCGTGGCAGGGAAAGGCGGCCGGCTCGAGGTCATCCCCCTCCAGGACTGA
- a CDS encoding sensor histidine kinase, whose amino-acid sequence MSTLSDLVLAHGHSTAEDVDWLHMLVADGQLLADLAFADIVVWVPTESGSFVAVAHARPSSAATLFYRDFVGQNIKVDWRTQVTEAFETGKIVDTTAPDWYEETPTRVRAIPVLRRLSVTGTEVAPVPVAVLTRHTNLSEARTPSRQELTFNDCANDLFDMIASGDFPDLGAPTGPRRGAPRASDGLIRVDVDGLTTFASPNALSAFNRMGFADELEGESLAEVTTSLLAGTGNAVVDESLPLVVTGRAPWRTDVESRGVTVSLRAIPIRNHGQRVGAIVLCRDVTELRHQERELITKDATIREIHHRVKNNLQTVASLLRIQARRTQSDRAREALTQAMRRVAAIAVVHDTLSEGLSQIVDFDAVFDRVLLLTVEVASAHNTTVHPKSSGSFGTLPSAYATPLALVLTELVTNAVEHGLAGREGEVSIEAQRTAETLTVTVRDTGSGLPEGKVGSGLGTQIVRTLIQGELGGTIDWHTMMGSGTEVTIEIPLRFMHEG is encoded by the coding sequence GTGTCGACGCTCAGTGATCTCGTACTTGCCCATGGCCACAGCACGGCGGAAGACGTGGACTGGCTGCACATGCTCGTCGCGGATGGCCAGCTGCTGGCCGACCTTGCCTTCGCCGATATTGTGGTGTGGGTACCCACCGAGAGCGGCAGCTTCGTGGCTGTCGCCCACGCGCGCCCGTCGAGCGCCGCAACGCTGTTCTACCGTGACTTCGTGGGCCAGAACATTAAGGTGGACTGGCGCACCCAGGTGACCGAAGCCTTCGAGACCGGAAAGATCGTCGACACGACCGCACCGGACTGGTACGAGGAGACGCCCACCCGAGTGCGAGCGATCCCCGTGCTTCGCCGACTGAGTGTGACGGGCACCGAGGTCGCGCCCGTCCCGGTGGCCGTGCTCACCCGACACACGAACCTGAGCGAGGCGCGCACGCCGAGCCGCCAGGAACTCACATTCAACGACTGCGCCAACGACCTCTTCGACATGATCGCCTCGGGTGACTTCCCCGATCTGGGCGCACCGACCGGTCCCCGACGCGGTGCCCCGCGCGCCTCTGACGGGCTGATTCGCGTTGACGTCGACGGGTTGACCACCTTCGCGAGCCCCAACGCACTCTCGGCCTTCAACCGCATGGGCTTCGCCGACGAGCTTGAGGGCGAGTCTCTCGCCGAGGTCACCACGAGCCTGCTCGCGGGCACCGGAAATGCCGTGGTCGACGAATCGCTGCCGCTCGTCGTCACCGGCCGCGCCCCGTGGCGCACCGACGTTGAGTCCCGTGGCGTCACCGTCTCACTGCGCGCGATCCCCATCCGCAATCACGGCCAGCGCGTCGGCGCGATCGTTCTGTGCCGCGACGTGACCGAACTGCGCCACCAGGAACGCGAACTCATTACCAAGGACGCGACCATTCGGGAGATTCACCACCGGGTGAAGAACAACCTGCAGACCGTCGCCTCACTGCTGCGTATTCAGGCGCGCCGAACCCAGTCCGACCGTGCCCGTGAGGCGCTCACCCAGGCCATGCGTCGCGTCGCCGCGATTGCGGTCGTGCACGACACGCTCTCCGAGGGACTGAGCCAGATTGTGGACTTCGACGCCGTGTTCGACCGGGTGCTGCTGCTCACGGTTGAGGTTGCATCCGCTCACAACACGACCGTGCACCCCAAATCGTCGGGCAGCTTCGGTACGCTTCCGAGCGCCTATGCCACCCCGCTTGCGCTCGTGCTCACCGAACTCGTGACCAATGCCGTGGAACACGGGCTGGCTGGCCGCGAGGGCGAGGTCTCCATTGAGGCGCAACGCACTGCCGAGACCCTCACGGTGACGGTGCGCGACACCGGTTCCGGATTGCCGGAGGGCAAGGTCGGTTCCGGGCTCGGCACCCAGATCGTGCGCACGCTCATCCAGGGCGAGCTGGGCGGCACGATCGATTGGCACACCATGATGGGCAGCGGAACCGAGGTCACGATCGAGATTCCCCTGCGCTTCATGCACGAGGGGTAG
- a CDS encoding WhiB family transcriptional regulator, translating into MDWRDKAACLTADPELFFPVGNTGPAVDQIEKAKSVCARCNVTEVCLQYALETGQDSGVWGGLSEDERRALKRRAARARRAS; encoded by the coding sequence ATGGACTGGCGCGATAAAGCTGCCTGCCTCACCGCCGACCCGGAACTTTTCTTTCCGGTTGGCAACACTGGTCCCGCAGTGGACCAGATCGAGAAGGCGAAGTCGGTCTGTGCTCGATGCAACGTTACTGAGGTGTGCCTCCAGTATGCACTGGAAACCGGACAGGACTCCGGAGTCTGGGGTGGCCTGAGCGAAGACGAGCGTCGCGCCCTGAAGCGTCGCGCCGCACGCGCCCGCCGCGCGTCCTAA
- the bcp gene encoding thioredoxin-dependent thiol peroxidase produces MTDTTRLAAGDTAPLFTLTDQDGASVSLADYAGSKVVVYFYPAAMTPGCTKQACDFRDNLGSLASAGYQVLGVSKDTPGKLKSFQEHDAVNFPLLSDTDLDVHRAYGAWGEKNLYGKIVTGVLRSTFVIDEAGLVQLALYNVKATGHVASLRKKLGIDA; encoded by the coding sequence ATGACGGATACCACGCGACTCGCGGCGGGCGACACGGCCCCCCTGTTCACACTGACCGACCAGGATGGGGCATCCGTTTCGCTTGCCGACTACGCGGGAAGCAAGGTCGTCGTGTATTTCTACCCGGCCGCCATGACACCCGGGTGCACGAAGCAGGCCTGTGACTTTCGAGACAACCTCGGCTCGCTCGCGTCGGCCGGGTACCAGGTGCTCGGCGTTTCGAAGGACACCCCCGGCAAGCTCAAGTCCTTTCAGGAGCACGACGCCGTCAACTTTCCGCTGCTGAGCGACACCGACCTCGACGTGCATCGCGCCTACGGGGCGTGGGGAGAGAAAAACCTTTACGGCAAGATTGTCACCGGGGTACTGCGCTCGACGTTCGTGATCGATGAGGCCGGTCTCGTGCAGCTCGCGCTGTACAACGTGAAGGCAACCGGACACGTGGCGAGCCTGCGTAAGAAACTCGGAATCGACGCCTGA
- the rsgA gene encoding ribosome small subunit-dependent GTPase A → MHEPDAEAWWSTPDEDEPKYDESDVRVRAGRKGTKPRSKTRPQHENALTGRILTVDRGRYTVMLDENLPTERRVTAARASELRKKAVVNGDRVDIVGNTTGDEGTLARIVRIVDRDTLLRRSADDTDAVERVIVANADQILIVVAAANPEPRIRLVDRYLVAAYDAGVSPILCITKTDLADPSDFLANFAGLDLPVFQSSEGEMPIDAISAALVGHDTVFVGHSGVGKSTLVNALVPGTNRAIGVVNTVTGRGRHTSSSTVSLRLETDAGRGWVIDTPGVRSFGLGHIDTANILKAFTDLATISERCPRGCTHLPSSPDCAIIEAVEAGELGETGRVRLDSLQRLLATFAPAR, encoded by the coding sequence ATGCACGAGCCTGACGCCGAGGCCTGGTGGTCGACGCCCGACGAAGACGAACCGAAATACGACGAGTCCGACGTGCGCGTGCGCGCCGGACGCAAGGGGACGAAGCCTCGGTCCAAGACCCGGCCCCAGCACGAAAATGCGCTGACCGGGCGCATCCTCACCGTGGATCGCGGTCGCTACACCGTGATGCTCGACGAGAACCTGCCCACCGAGCGGCGTGTCACCGCGGCCCGCGCGAGCGAGCTGCGCAAGAAAGCCGTGGTCAACGGCGACCGGGTCGATATTGTGGGCAACACCACCGGCGACGAGGGCACGCTCGCCCGAATCGTGCGCATCGTCGACCGTGACACGCTGCTACGCCGCAGCGCCGATGACACCGACGCCGTGGAACGGGTGATCGTGGCCAACGCGGACCAGATACTCATCGTCGTCGCCGCGGCCAACCCTGAGCCTCGCATTCGTCTCGTGGACCGCTACCTCGTGGCCGCCTACGACGCGGGCGTCTCCCCGATTCTCTGCATCACGAAGACCGACCTCGCCGATCCGAGCGATTTCCTCGCGAATTTTGCCGGCCTCGACCTGCCCGTGTTCCAGAGCAGCGAGGGCGAGATGCCCATCGACGCCATCTCCGCCGCTCTCGTGGGCCATGACACGGTTTTCGTGGGTCACTCGGGGGTGGGCAAGTCCACGCTCGTGAACGCGCTCGTACCGGGCACCAACCGCGCCATCGGCGTCGTCAACACGGTCACCGGGCGCGGCCGTCACACGTCGTCGTCAACGGTGTCGCTGCGCCTCGAAACGGATGCCGGCCGCGGCTGGGTCATCGACACCCCCGGCGTGCGGTCCTTTGGCCTGGGGCACATCGATACGGCCAACATTCTCAAGGCCTTCACCGACCTCGCGACGATTTCCGAACGCTGCCCACGCGGCTGCACGCATCTGCCGAGCTCCCCCGACTGCGCCATCATCGAGGCTGTGGAGGCCGGCGAACTCGGTGAAACCGGACGGGTGCGGCTGGACTCCTTGCAGCGCCTGCTCGCCACGTTCGCGCCAGCACGCTGA
- the aroA gene encoding 3-phosphoshikimate 1-carboxyvinyltransferase, translated as MLISRYSKPEFDPYGDNVPVETDAWWPAPTAVAPLACTVSLPGSKSLTNRELVLSALADAPSLLRSPLHSRDSDLMVDALRQMGTTIEAVPGDGAFGNDLRITPTDELLGSTTVDCGLAGTVMRFVPPLAALALGPTTFDGDPGARLRPMSTMITALRDLGADINDDGRSALPFTVHGRGAVTGGEVTIDAGASSQFVSGLLLAASRFDQGLHLRHSGERLPSLPHIEMTIATLANRGITVASPTVGEWIVEPGIIRGAEIDIEPDLSNAAPFLAAALVTGGSVTISGWPSHTTQVGAHLQELLSLFGATVDLNGDHLTVTAGNGIRGVELDLGAGGELAPALVALAALADSPSTITGIGHLRHHESNRLEALATEINRLGGNVTELPDGLHIEPRPLTGGEWRSYDDHRMATAGALIGLAVPGVLVENIATTAKTLPQFPELWNAMLPEAQL; from the coding sequence ATGTTGATCTCGAGATATTCCAAGCCAGAGTTCGATCCTTACGGCGACAACGTGCCCGTTGAGACGGATGCCTGGTGGCCGGCCCCCACGGCGGTCGCGCCCCTGGCCTGCACGGTGTCCCTGCCCGGGTCGAAGTCGCTGACCAATCGTGAGCTGGTGCTGTCCGCCCTCGCCGACGCTCCCTCGCTGCTGCGCAGCCCCCTGCACTCCCGCGACAGCGACCTGATGGTGGACGCGCTCCGCCAGATGGGCACCACGATCGAGGCCGTTCCCGGAGACGGCGCTTTCGGGAACGACCTGCGCATCACCCCCACGGACGAACTCCTCGGCTCCACCACGGTGGATTGCGGTCTCGCGGGCACCGTGATGCGCTTCGTTCCGCCGCTCGCCGCGCTCGCACTCGGCCCGACAACTTTCGACGGCGATCCCGGGGCGCGCCTTCGGCCCATGTCCACCATGATCACGGCCCTGCGCGACCTCGGCGCCGACATCAACGACGACGGCCGCAGCGCCCTCCCCTTCACGGTGCACGGTCGCGGAGCCGTCACTGGCGGCGAGGTAACGATCGACGCCGGCGCATCGAGCCAGTTCGTCTCCGGCCTGCTCCTCGCCGCCTCTCGCTTCGACCAGGGCCTGCACCTGCGACACTCCGGTGAACGGTTGCCGAGCCTGCCGCACATCGAGATGACCATTGCCACGCTCGCCAATCGCGGGATCACCGTTGCAAGCCCCACGGTGGGCGAGTGGATTGTGGAGCCCGGCATCATCCGGGGTGCGGAAATTGATATCGAACCCGATCTCTCCAACGCGGCACCGTTCCTCGCAGCCGCACTCGTGACCGGCGGAAGCGTCACCATTTCAGGCTGGCCGTCGCACACGACCCAGGTCGGCGCACACCTGCAGGAGTTGCTGTCTCTCTTCGGCGCCACCGTAGATCTCAACGGCGATCACCTCACGGTGACCGCGGGCAACGGCATCCGTGGGGTCGAACTCGACCTGGGGGCCGGCGGCGAACTCGCTCCCGCGCTCGTGGCGCTGGCCGCCCTCGCCGACTCGCCCAGCACGATCACCGGTATCGGCCACCTGCGCCACCACGAGTCGAACCGGCTCGAGGCGCTCGCAACCGAGATCAACCGGCTCGGCGGCAACGTCACCGAGTTGCCTGACGGCCTGCACATCGAGCCGCGTCCCCTCACCGGAGGCGAGTGGCGGAGCTACGACGACCACCGCATGGCCACGGCGGGCGCCTTGATCGGGCTTGCCGTTCCCGGCGTGCTCGTGGAGAACATCGCCACCACCGCCAAGACGCTGCCACAGTTTCCTGAGCTGTGGAACGCGATGCTGCCGGAGGCGCAGCTCTAG
- a CDS encoding sigma-70 family RNA polymerase sigma factor — translation MPVGPDLAEKADTAREKNRNLFEEQALPFIDQLYAAAMRMTRNPSDAQDLVQETFVKAFAAFAQYEQGTNLKAWLYRILTNTFINIYRKKQREPYQGTIDELEDWQMGGAESTTAMSGRSAEAEAIDHLPDSAVKDALQSIPEDFRLAVYFADVEGFSYQEIAEIMKTPIGTVMSRLHRGRRLLRELLAEYANGRGLGTGTGTAQNSRSAE, via the coding sequence ATGCCCGTGGGACCTGATCTGGCCGAAAAGGCGGACACAGCTCGCGAAAAGAACCGGAACCTGTTCGAAGAGCAGGCACTTCCTTTTATCGACCAGCTCTACGCGGCGGCCATGCGCATGACGCGCAACCCCTCGGATGCCCAGGACCTCGTGCAGGAAACCTTTGTGAAGGCCTTCGCCGCCTTCGCGCAGTACGAGCAGGGCACCAACCTCAAGGCCTGGTTGTACCGGATTCTCACGAACACCTTCATTAACATTTATCGCAAGAAGCAACGTGAGCCGTACCAGGGCACGATTGACGAACTCGAAGACTGGCAGATGGGCGGTGCCGAGTCGACCACGGCCATGTCGGGGCGCTCGGCCGAGGCCGAAGCCATCGACCACCTGCCCGACAGCGCCGTCAAAGACGCCCTGCAGTCCATTCCAGAGGATTTCAGGCTCGCCGTGTACTTCGCTGACGTTGAAGGCTTCTCCTACCAGGAGATCGCAGAAATCATGAAAACCCCCATTGGCACCGTGATGAGTCGCCTGCATCGCGGCCGGCGCCTGCTTCGCGAGCTGCTGGCCGAATACGCGAACGGCCGCGGGCTCGGAACCGGAACCGGAACCGCACAGAATTCCAGGAGCGCAGAATAA
- a CDS encoding zf-HC2 domain-containing protein has translation MTDCGCERAKAELEEYLHNELRKEEAADIRDHLAACTDCSSEHLVGVTLTDAVQRACKEATPEDLRDQVLLRLRAIQSTH, from the coding sequence ATGACCGATTGTGGATGCGAGAGGGCCAAGGCCGAACTCGAGGAATACCTGCACAACGAACTCCGCAAGGAGGAGGCCGCCGATATTCGCGACCACCTTGCGGCCTGCACCGATTGCAGCAGCGAGCACCTCGTGGGGGTCACCCTCACCGATGCGGTGCAGCGTGCCTGCAAGGAGGCTACGCCTGAGGACCTCCGCGACCAGGTGCTCCTGCGCCTGCGCGCCATCCAGTCCACCCACTAG